One Nicotiana tabacum cultivar K326 chromosome 23, ASM71507v2, whole genome shotgun sequence genomic window, tcaaggtaagactgcttggtcatcgcagtcccttggagtctttccattttattgtactgtaaatttcttattcgaacaatattgtacaTTCGATCCTCGAGATCATTCCATAttttcagttagagttcgtgactcagtactaccagtcttggaagATTGTTGTATTCATAACTATTTTCGCTGCTAgtttctattttcaaaaaaaacaATGGCTTGgaaatgtaattgaaatcagctttacctagtcttagagactaggtgccatcatgacgcctGTGGTGCAGAGGCGGATATAGCGTATTAgctacgggttcaattgaacccataactttcgacgcggagtaaaaatttgtatgtaaaaattcattaaaattgcaaaaatagtagatatgaatccataactttaaaaatataatgggttcaatgttaaaaatcttaaaattgaacccacagaatttaaatcctggatccgcctctgctgtggtgagattttgggtcgtgacaattacgcTTATCTCACATATACGTTTTTTGTAGCAATTGTCTTAACCTATTTATAAAAAACTACTAACTAGACTAATTTACCTTACTGATATATACTTCagttaaattaattttataaatatatttttatttagaaGAATTCCTTCATAATCACATTTCACAATAATATTTTCTCGATCAACATGCGGGACATTGAAAGTGTCTCTATCCAGTTCCTAAACGATATCAGAATTATCTTCTAAACTTACCATCTCATTCATGTATTTTTTTGTTTGGAATTGAAGCAACAATGTGATTAAGTATCACTAGAAGGATATTGAGCCTGATCATCATCACAATCAGCATTTGATGAATCATAAATTCTCCTAATTAAAGGGCTCTTTGCAATCTTTAATTCTTCACATATGAAAATTTTAGCCATGATCAACTTTAACTCATATACTTCAGATATCAGATAAGCATCTTTgcactttgttggcaatattctttgggacccaaaaatattgcattatgtggtggacatcatttgcacaagttgtatctcttcttttacacttaAGAGGCCAAGATTTTTTTACCTATAAATGGGAAGgctattagttcattttagacacaccaacaagacttgaatcttcatttcttgtttcttcctttcttcctttattaagagtgttttgtatgagagttaagtattgggaagcacttgtgtgaacctttctttggagtgatcttgtgaggttattcccttagggtatttgagattaattagagtgtttactctaattttgtactctcttttgtactcttattgttatagtaaattgctcctctctgcttgtggacgtaggtcactttgaccgaaccacgttaaatttgtgtcttctttatctactttaattgtcgttgttatcaacttccattgtctttgttattgtcattacactgttgtttggctatattccgcactacccgggttcccgatccaaataatatattttatagTTTCTGGTGATTgagaatatttttctttttccaacaATGTGGGTGCCTTGGCCGTGAAGCAACTGCAGTGCATGTGATATGATTCTATCAGTCACATAACAGCGAATTCGCAGATTTATGGCCATCTTGTGGGTAGTGGTGGCAACATGGATAAAAGTACatctatttatctatattatttaCTAAAAAAAGGTTGgctaataaactttttaaaaacgagtcaaatatggataaaaatcaTATTATCCAATTAGAAAATAGATAacaaatggataactaatgagtttaacttaAACATTTGTAAAGACTCAAATTAGGGGTTCCTTAAGTTTGGAAAACTAGGAATTCTCCTAAAAGTGATCCTATTCAAGAAGCAATTATTGTCGGTTAACCCATTTTCTATCCGTGTTAAATATGAGTCGGGTtagataatttatccgtttttgcaTTACTCATTTTCGACCCACCCTTATTCGACCTGATCCGACCGTTTGCCGCCCTACTTGTGGGGATAATATGAACTGACAAAAGTGAGAATTTGTTTAAAGTACTTGTTTTTTTTAAGATATgcagagaaaaaaaataatttttctcagGCTGAGAGAAAAAAGTCCACTTCAAGGTGGTTGAATTTATTGAACAGAAAAACAAATACAAAATCATAGGGGATTAAGTCAAAACCCCAAAGAATAAAACTTGGCAGAAATGTGAAAACCTAAAGTCACTTTaagttgatgtctagaaccaatcTAATTAACCAAAAAAATCTTACAAAGACATAGGGAATTAAATTGTTTAGATCAGTACGTTGGTGCACATATTGATTAATTCATCAGATATGTTGTATCCTATCAGCATATGTGTCGAGTAATTCTTGCACCAAAATATAGATATAATAAAGTCACCTAACTCATGAAAAACTTTTCTCATTGTTGACTTTCTTCCCATAAGTTTACATATGGCCTTGAAAGGAGCTGGTTTTAAAAGGTAAATTTTACATAATCATTCAAGTTAAGCTTTGTAATATAAAagtcatttttcctttgtttgtaACATAAAAATCATCTTTCCAAagcataattaacacaaatataACAATAGTCGAAATATGCTTTTTTTTGCCCGGAAAAGCAACATGGCTTCTTAACTTTTTTAAAAAGGGTTAATTTCACAGAAGTCTGCTTCAGATTTCGCCTCGTAACAATAAATTCTCTTATAGTTTATGATATTACGCTTATCTCACATATTCTTTTTTGTAGCAATTGTCTTAACCTATTTATAAATTACTACTAACTAGACTAATTAATTTACCTTACTGATATATACTtctgttaaattaatttttataaatatatttttatttagaaGAATTCCTTCATAATCACATTTCACAATAATATTTTCTCGATCAACATGCGGGACATCGAAAGTGTCTCTATCCAGTTGCTAAACGATATCAGGATTATCTTCTAAACTTACCATCTTATTCAGGAATTCCTCTCCACGGATTTTTTGTTTGGAATTGAATCAATAATGTGATTAAGTATCACTAGAAGGATATTGAGCCTGATCATCATCACAATCAGCATTTGATGAATCATAAATTCTCCTAATTAAAGGGCTCTTTGCAATCTTTAATTCTTCACATATGAAAATTTTAGGCATGATCAACTTTAACTCATATACTTCAGATATTAGATGTTTTCTTTCTTCACTTGTTTTTTTCTATTCTGATTCGTTTCTTTCCTCTAGATATTTATCTTGTTTTCTGTCCTCTTCTTCTccatgttcaattcttgatttctTTGATTTTCACTTTTTCGTTGTCTTTATTTTAcagaattttaaaatattaataaaatcaatttaacAAAAGAGTTATTATGAGAGTAAACTAgttaaattttaacttttttaatAGGCTAagataattattaaaaaaataagtgagattaaaaacaattaaaattaaaaaataagcgTAAATATCGTTAACCACAACGGAAGTTAGTATTACAAGCCAAAACATGAAGGGAGGTCTCTGAAACTAACTTTCTTATTAAGCAAATTAAGATAGCCACATCATTTTCAGGCCAAAAATAGCATCTTCCAGCcacttttatatatttattaacTAGGCTTTAGAAAGATGATTTTGTGTTAAAAAAAAAAGTGGCTTTTGTGTTACAAAACTTAATTTAAATGAGTATCGGTAGAATTTACCTGGTCTTAAACTTTTGACCTTGGGGCGGGACACTTAAGGACACTTAACCATGGGAAAACTTTTAACTTTTGACCTTAAAATTTTGTCCAATTTGATTAAGTGACCTGCCCCAAAGACAAATTATGGTGtcctatttttgccatttctttTTTATACACTTTTATCATTGCATAAGGTTTTAAGGAGTTTGAAAAGCACCTCTGCCCCTAAAATAAAAAGAGATGGGAAGAGTGGATTCCTTTGCTTGAGACCTTAACTAGATTTTAGTCAGAAGGCCAAGATAGACACGCCTTGCTATGATTATATTGCGAAAATTAAAGAAATGTCTGAATATTACCATAAATTCATATAAGATTTGACTTAAAACATAAGTTAGAAGGAAGAAAAGGCAGAGGATTGTAACTTGAaaaacttgttagtttaattttcatttttcattacaCCTCTATTTAATTTATACGCCTGATGATTTAGAAGATTCCTCATAGACGTATATATATGTAGAAGACATTTTAAACTTGTATTGGATACACAAATAATAGTAAGGAAAACCAAACTGGAAGGATTAACAAAATCAAACAACCATTGTGTATAATTAGAACAATAACTATTTAAATACCACCTGTGAAAGCTAGAACAGTCTGCATAGCTGTGAGTATGAGGAGTATGACAGCTGCCACAGTTGAAGCTCCTACCCACGGGCTGTTAAAATAATTGTGCCTCAAACTTGCCTTCATTAAGTTCCATGGTTGTTCACAATGTTGAACTAATTTTCTGCATTCTTCTTTGTAATAGAAGTTCTTAGATGAAACGCCGACCCCTTTCCCGATCTTGTTAAAAAGGGTAGCTATTTCTTTGTCCTCCCCTATCCTATTCCTGATAATTCCTTTTTGGCGAAGCAAACTCACATCTTTGTCTGAGTCGATTAGATAATCTATGAAAATTGCAAAATCACTAAAATATGTAGGACCATGTACATGAGACGACCGCTGCTCATACGCTATCAGATTCCGCAGGAGAGCCTCCGTTTCATCAGTGACTCTAAAACTAGGAATTTTCATTAACCCATTCTCAAATTTGATATCAAATAAACTTGTGTTATCTCCACAGTTTTCTTCCTCCAAGTAATCATAAATATATCCGACTTTTACGAAGCTAACTCCAGCTTCGGAAAGCTCCGTTGCATTTGGCATGACGTTATGCCCTGTTAGGTGGTCCTTATCTATTGGCTTATCTTTTGACCTAATTATTTGCAACGGATTACAACATAAGCTCTTCCTGCAATATTGTTCCATTTCCAAACTAGGATTCTCATGATCAGTTAGGCTACTACTTTTAATCTCTAAAGGGTGACATGACATATGTACAACTTGAAGTAAATGTTTGAATTTTGCGGCATTACCTTCACTCTCAAGATAGGATGCAGGGGTCATCTTCGGTAAGTAAGGAAAAAAGATCCACTTCACCATTTTTGTGAATGGTAtttcatcttcctcatccataGTCAAGTGATGAAGCTTTgtgaggacaaagaaaggaagttggTTTTCTACTAACAACAGATCTCGACATACTTGATTATTTATGCAATTTTCAGGGATAATCCAACATTCTCCTTCTGGACACATTCCACAACGCTCTCGAATGTATTCAACTAGAAAACAACCATCAAGtaacaatatttttgaaaatttgtcAACAATATCCCTGTCAAGGTTTTCTATATCATCATAACAGTTTAATGCTTCATCCTCCAATTCCCTAATGCAACTTTCCACGTCAATCCCCTCTTTCCTGCGGAGGAAACGCTGTAAGTAACGCAGTTTATACTTTTCCATGTAGCGAAGTTCAGGATTGTGTTTATGGTAAGGACCAATGGAGATCACATTTGGCCTATAAGCATCTGGATTTGATTCACGTAACCCCGCACTTACTTTGAATATGGTACAACATTTGGTAGATGAATCGTTGAAATCCGCAAatatttcatcaaggatttcatTTGCAGGTTTGTTTGTTTTCAGTCCTGACAGATCTTGACCATTTGTTTCCTTTATCTCAATTAAATGATCCAGTTTCCTCCCTTCTTCTATctgtaattaatggaaattaacgagtcatatttttttccttcttttgtgtTTCTTTTCTTTACATAAATTGTCAATAAATAATGATCagataaaataaaaatctgaaGAAAGATTTTCTCCTCATTTTTCGATTTTCCGCTATGTGCGGGGTCCAAGGAAGGGTCAGACCACAAGATTCTATCTTAAGCGGACTTAGACCAAATTTCTGCAAGAGACTCTTTCCACGACTCGAACCCGTGACTTGCTGGTTatatgacaacaactttaccaattaTGCCAACACTCATCTTTTTCCAATCAAGACTGAAAATTgtccaaaataaaaattaaaattatttcagAGATTTCTCTTCACATTTTGCTTTATTACACTAACCTTCCCTGTATTTTACGATATTACGATTACCTCTCACTTTGATTTTCTATACTTTTAACCCCATTTATcattaatataaataattattgctTGATATCTTCCCTTACTAATATTctcttttgtttaattaatttaataaacatcttttactactattttttttaacttattCTATTAATTATTAATgcttaaataaagaaaaatgcgTGGGTGAGCTCCAGAAGTGTACACgcatgcgaaattctagtttttgatTTTCTTAACATTTCACTTAGATTAAGTTATATCAAAgtcaaaaactaaaagaaaacaaaaacaattgaAATAACAAGtaacaagaaataaaaacaaacaaaaagaaacaagaaaaacgcaattccaaaataaaataaaataaatttactaAAAATAAGCAGTGAGTAGAGAAAATAGAAAGTCTATAATGCCTTAAGAAGAGCGGAGATCGTTACCCAAAAGTAATAAAGATGAATTTATATTTGGGTTATATTACTTACTCTtgtgatttctaaaaatagttatctcaaattaatttttattttagaagttcaagacttaattaattatttttttttctattttacccttaatattaattattctataacacTACAAATACCTCAATTATGAGTAAATACTAAATGATGAGAGATTATATCTTAAAacataaataagggtaaaacAGTTAAAAATatcttctatttaatattttcttaagaaACGTGTAAAAGAAAAAGGTGATAGATGAGGAAATAACTTTTAAAGGATAGCATAAAGTGAAGGACAATATatattacttcatttatttttgaattaaagAAGTATAGCGTGGTGTGTGAGAGAGACCTCATTTACAGAAGTTTGAACAAGTAGTGGAATTTGATGATCCATTTGGGTAATCTCAATATGATGTGC contains:
- the LOC107766078 gene encoding putative UPF0481 protein At3g02645; its protein translation is MAHHIEITQMDHQIPLLVQTSVNEIEEGRKLDHLIEIKETNGQDLSGLKTNKPANEILDEIFADFNDSSTKCCTIFKVSAGLRESNPDAYRPNVISIGPYHKHNPELRYMEKYKLRYLQRFLRRKEGIDVESCIRELEDEALNCYDDIENLDRDIVDKFSKILLLDGCFLVEYIRERCGMCPEGECWIIPENCINNQVCRDLLLVENQLPFFVLTKLHHLTMDEEDEIPFTKMVKWIFFPYLPKMTPASYLESEGNAAKFKHLLQVVHMSCHPLEIKSSSLTDHENPSLEMEQYCRKSLCCNPLQIIRSKDKPIDKDHLTGHNVMPNATELSEAGVSFVKVGYIYDYLEEENCGDNTSLFDIKFENGLMKIPSFRVTDETEALLRNLIAYEQRSSHVHGPTYFSDFAIFIDYLIDSDKDVSLLRQKGIIRNRIGEDKEIATLFNKIGKGVGVSSKNFYYKEECRKLVQHCEQPWNLMKASLRHNYFNSPWVGASTVAAVILLILTAMQTVLAFTGGI